The DNA segment TCCGGGCGAGGGTCGCGCGGTCGCGCAATTGTTTCACGCGATCGTGGGCGGCCTGGATCTTTTCGTAATGGGTCTGCAGGAGGGCGTGCGTCGCGGGATCGATCCCGTCGGTGCGCAGCGCCGCCTTGATCGCGTCCACGGCGATGTCCTCGCCGCGTTCCATTTCGGTGAGCAGGGCCGCGGTCGGGTTAGCGGCGGTGGCGGAACGGAGGTCCATCCAGGTCCGATGGACGCCGCCGGCTGCGGTGGCGGGCGCATCGTCCGGGTCGCCTCGGAGGACGCGAATCCGCTTGGCGCATTCCTTGACGAGGCGGAGGAGTTCCTTCCGGTACGGCTCGAGTTCGCGGCGCACCTCGAGGTCAGGGAGATCGCGGGCGGCGGTGGCATAGCCCTCGGCGCTGTCGCGGTAGATTCGCAACAGCGCGAGGAGCGTGGACAGGGCAATGTCTTCCTCGGGACGCATTCGCCCCATAGTGTCCCCGGCGAGCCGATGGTTCGCTACCGGGGACTCGCCGGAGCGGCAGCGGTGTGAGGCCGGCATTGACCGCGCCCGCGGCACCCGGCTAACTCTCGCGCCTTATGTCCGCCGAATCCTCCGCTCCTGCCGCGTCCATGGACGCCATCGTCGCGCTCGCGAAACGCCGTGGCTTCATCTTCCAGTCGTCCGAGATCTACGGCGGTTTGAACGGCTTCTTCGATTACGGTCCGCTGGGCGTGGAGTTGAAAAAGAATATTCGCGACTGCTGGTGGAACGACATGGTGCGCCGCCGCGAGGACGTGGTGGGCCTCGAGAGTTCGATCATCATGCACCCCAAGGTTTGGGAAGCGTCTGGCCACGTGGCCGGCTTCACGGATCCCCTGGTCGACTGCAAGGTGAGCAAGCAGCGTTACCGGGCGGACCAGCTGTTCTTCGCCCCCGTCGTGGTTGACGGCAAGGTGGTGGGCTACGTGTCGGCCCTCGAGAGCGAGCGCACGACGGCTGCGCTGCAGGAGGCGGCCGAGACCCTCAAGCGCAAGAAGGCGATCCAGGGCCAGCTCGCGCCGGTGCAGCCCCGCGACATGACCGAGGCGAAGCCGGAGGAGATCGCGCTGATACCGTCGCCGGCGACGGGCGAGCCGGGCAGCCTGACGCCCCCGCGCGCGTTCAACATGATGTTCGAGACGTACGTCGGCCCGATGCGCGACTCGTCGGCGGTGGCTTACCTGCGGCCGGAGACAGCGCAGGGCATGTTCGTGGATTTCCGCAACGTGACCGACACCGGCCGCGTAAAGCTGCCCTTTGGTATCGCTCAGGTGGGCAAGTCCTTCCGTAACGAGATCACGCCGCGCAACTTCATCTTCCGGTCGCGTGAGTTCGAGCAGATGGAAATGGAGTACTTCATCCATCCGGACGCCGACTGGCTGAAGTGCCACGAAGAGTGGCTGCAGTGGTGTCAGAACTGGCTGCTCTCGATCGGCTTGCCGGCTTCGAAGCTGTCGCTGTTTGAGCACGCGAAGGAGAAACTGGCGTTCTACTCGCGCCGGACGGTGGACATCATGTTCGAGTACCCGTTTGGCGTGCAGGAGCTTTGGGGTATCGCGGCGCGCAGCGACTACGATCTCCAGCAGCACCAGAAGTTCAGCGGCGTGCCGCAGACGTATTTCGACGAGGCGACGAAGCAGAAGGTCGTCCCGCACGTGATCGAGCCGGCGGTCGGCGTCGACCGCATTCTCCTGGCCGTGCTTTGCGCCGGCTATGCGGAGGAGGACGTGACTGACGACAAGGGCAAGGTCGAGAAGCGGACGGTGCTGCGGCTGTCGCCGCGCGTTGCCCCGGTGAAGGTGGCGGTGCTGCCCTTGTTGAAGAACAAGGAGGCGCTGGTGGCCCGGGCGCAGGCGCTCTACACGAAGCTGAAGCGCAAGTACGCGGTGTTCTACGACGAGGCGGGCGCGATTGGCCGCCGGTATCGTCGTCAGGACGAGATCGGCACGCCGTGGTGCGTGACCATCGACTTCGACACGATCGAGAAGGATGGCACCTTCACGCTGCGCGAGCGCGACTCCATGCAGCAGCGCCGGATCAACGAAGCCGAGCTCTTCGCGCTGCTGGACGAAGCCGTGTACTGATCGACGGCAGTCGCGCGCGCTGAACCGCGCGCGCGACGTTCGCACGTTGCAGGTTCCCGAACCACGGAAGGGCGGAGGGTGGAACCGCGAAAGGCGCGAACAGGCGCGAAAACGTGGGGTGGGCGGGCGGTGGCGCCGATGTTGGCAGGTTGCAGGTTTGAAGGTGGCAGGTTCGGAACCACGGAGGGCCGAGGACCGCGGATTTTCGCGGGTGGGTTTGCGGCCGTTCGCGGTTCAAACCGGGCTTAACCACGAATGCACACGAATGGACACGACGGTTGGGAGACGGAGTCCTGCCGTGGAACGGCTGGACCGTTCGTTCGCTTGCACTTGGGCGGGGCATGCGCCCAGTGTTTCCGCTTTCCTGATGTCTCTGCTCGACCGACTTGAACGAATCTTTGGCCGCTTCGCGGTGCCCAACCTCGCCCTGTACCTGGTGATCGGGCAGGTGTTCGTGTTTGTCTCACGGATGTTCGGGCTGCTGCCGGTGGAGAAGCT comes from the Opitutus sp. ER46 genome and includes:
- a CDS encoding glycine--tRNA ligase; this translates as MSAESSAPAASMDAIVALAKRRGFIFQSSEIYGGLNGFFDYGPLGVELKKNIRDCWWNDMVRRREDVVGLESSIIMHPKVWEASGHVAGFTDPLVDCKVSKQRYRADQLFFAPVVVDGKVVGYVSALESERTTAALQEAAETLKRKKAIQGQLAPVQPRDMTEAKPEEIALIPSPATGEPGSLTPPRAFNMMFETYVGPMRDSSAVAYLRPETAQGMFVDFRNVTDTGRVKLPFGIAQVGKSFRNEITPRNFIFRSREFEQMEMEYFIHPDADWLKCHEEWLQWCQNWLLSIGLPASKLSLFEHAKEKLAFYSRRTVDIMFEYPFGVQELWGIAARSDYDLQQHQKFSGVPQTYFDEATKQKVVPHVIEPAVGVDRILLAVLCAGYAEEDVTDDKGKVEKRTVLRLSPRVAPVKVAVLPLLKNKEALVARAQALYTKLKRKYAVFYDEAGAIGRRYRRQDEIGTPWCVTIDFDTIEKDGTFTLRERDSMQQRRINEAELFALLDEAVY
- a CDS encoding PA2169 family four-helix-bundle protein, with product MRPEEDIALSTLLALLRIYRDSAEGYATAARDLPDLEVRRELEPYRKELLRLVKECAKRIRVLRGDPDDAPATAAGGVHRTWMDLRSATAANPTAALLTEMERGEDIAVDAIKAALRTDGIDPATHALLQTHYEKIQAAHDRVKQLRDRATLART